A stretch of DNA from Candidatus Methanoperedens sp.:
GTATGCGGGATCATACCCCTGATCGTTCTTGCCACAATCTGGTCCGGCCTTCTTGGAAAACGAGGGCCGAATTCCCGTGAACCGCGGGCTACATAAGCATGGTATCGGTCGAATGTGGCATCTTTCCTGCCTGAGATGATCGCTTTTTCAGCGTTTATGATATTGATCTGTTCACCATTTAATATTCGCTGTGCTACCGTACTTGCCATTCTTCCCAGAATAAGATTATTTGCATCTATTACTGTCATGTTATCACCCGATTATTCTTACCCTGGAGCCTTCCGGGTTTTTGTTCATCAGTTCCTCTATTGAGAGGCATGAGCCACCGGCTTCGATAATTTTGCTCCTTGCGCCTTCACTGAAACTTACAGCTGCAACAGTTAATTGATGATTCAATTCTCCGGCACCCAGGACCTTGCCAGGTACGAGTATCAGGTCTTTTTCTTTTGTGTACCTGTTTATCCTGCTGAGATTGACTTCAGTAGCTTCTCTTGTGGGGCGTTCAAGCCTTATCGCAATGTCACGCCATAGTGGAACCTGTTTGTTCCTGGATTGTTCTTTCAGACCTGAAATAAGGTCTAACAATCTTCCATTTGTCTTGTAATTATTTTTCATTCTTTTCCTCCGTAAGACCATTTAAGATCCGACTCATGCAAACCTTTCAGGCTTTACTGCATTCGAATTGTTTCAATTCATACGCCGCAGGCCAAAGCCTGCTACGGTTAATGTTGAACCAATAGCATTTGGTTCAGGTTGCCTTAATTCATTTTTAAATACATAAACCTACCTATCCCAAGACTTAATATAACTAAAACCAATAATGCGAGTGAAGGTGACTGAATGGATGAATTTCTGGATAAGCTAAAACAAACCAGGATTGAATTCCTTAGCAGGATGCGGATGCTTCTCATCCTTGATCTGATCGCTTTATTCAGCATTCTCTATGCAATTTTTATTATTATAAATCTTGAATATCTTATAAACAAATTCTTACCTGTTACATCTATTCTGATCAAATTCATCCCTCCTGTTCTGGCAATTATATTTGCTGTCTTTTCATCATTTTTATTGCATAGAAAAGATAATAAATTAAACATTATTAGAATTATTGAAAATAAGTATCCTGACCTGAATGAAAAACTCAGGACAGCCTACGATAACCGCGGTGAGAGCAATATAATAGTGGATTCATTAAAAACTATAGTTTCAGAATCCATGAAGGTTGTTTCACCTTCAAATCTTCTGGCTAAAAGCAGGATTATCTCAAAGGTCATTATAACGATCATTTTTATTGCAGGCATGGTTTTTATTTCAAATAACCCGGAAGAGTATCAGATACCGGAAAACACGCTTTCAAATATTACAAAAACATTTACGGGAGAAGAAAATATTACCGGCCTGACCGACATCACCGGACGCCCTGAGAATAGTGAAGCCATCGGGAGAAACGGGTCAGGGGATATTTTCGGAAAGCCAAAGATCGCATCCATTGAAGGGAAGAATATCGACCTGACATTATATTCCGGGGTGGATACGGGCTTTGATGTGGGGGATACGAGCCAGACAAGTAACCAGTTCATCAAATCAGCGGCATTCCCTGTCGATATCCTTGGTTCCAATGTTTCTGATGGCGGTTACAGTATGCTTATGCAAAAAACAGAAACAGAGAAGCAACTTATTAATAAATATGCAGTCGAAAGGAGTAAAATATGAAAGAGGTTAAAAATGAGTAATGAGACGTACGCAAGCTCGCC
This window harbors:
- a CDS encoding 50S ribosomal protein L13, whose product is MTVIDANNLILGRMASTVAQRILNGEQINIINAEKAIISGRKDATFDRYHAYVARGSREFGPRFPRRPDQIVARTIRGMIPHTKTSGRDAYNLLKVFVGVPAELSKEQAITIDDASITRLSTSNYTVLGDLSKRLGSKF
- a CDS encoding 50S ribosomal protein L18e, producing the protein MKNNYKTNGRLLDLISGLKEQSRNKQVPLWRDIAIRLERPTREATEVNLSRINRYTKEKDLILVPGKVLGAGELNHQLTVAAVSFSEGARSKIIEAGGSCLSIEELMNKNPEGSRVRIIG